One Ignavibacterium sp. DNA segment encodes these proteins:
- a CDS encoding GNAT family N-acetyltransferase — protein MIPSEVEIRKINIAQSKELSDLLLQSDREYSKYFIPFEFDIESVSKVLEKAVKDMYYGIYVNSILVGFYMLRGWDAGYGIPSYGVWIAENFSSKGLSKLTLHHAISICRINKVKKLMLKVHPDNIIAKKIYEDFGFTFSGVDEKIGHLVYYKNIK, from the coding sequence ATGATTCCATCAGAAGTTGAAATAAGAAAAATTAACATAGCTCAGTCAAAGGAACTATCTGACTTACTTTTACAATCTGATAGAGAATATTCTAAGTATTTTATTCCGTTTGAATTTGATATTGAAAGTGTTTCAAAAGTATTGGAAAAAGCGGTTAAAGATATGTATTACGGAATTTATGTTAATAGTATTCTTGTTGGTTTTTATATGCTTCGTGGATGGGATGCCGGTTATGGCATTCCCTCTTATGGAGTCTGGATTGCAGAGAACTTTTCTTCAAAAGGATTATCAAAATTAACACTTCATCATGCAATTTCGATTTGCAGAATCAATAAAGTAAAAAAACTGATGTTAAAGGTTCATCCTGATAATATTATTGCAAAAAAGATATATGAAGATTTTGGATTTACTTTTAGTGGTGTAGATGAAAAAATTGGACATCTTGTTTACTACAAAAATATAAAGTAG
- a CDS encoding glycosyltransferase: protein MKVLFLLNGLTHYVIPILNKINNLENVEVITISAGQLSSNVGAGVYLTESGANFKMYFEKEVKRYYNKTFFQNFKLILEKEKPNIIVLGWPFVLELVFNLFLTFHIKKNKIKILFKEIPFQVQPFYDAIKFKSTEFINENLELIDKSFKRKISNFFIAIIRSIYYRIADGIITYTEDSYKLLKTFGVSKEKIFVSYNSPDTELLKVVKNQALSSEPILTYNYQRLIHVGRLVKWKRVDFLIRAVNDLRNSFPQIELIIIGDGPENEKLKLLVKELDILNKVKFVGSIYDSILLAKYFLASGVYVLGGMGGLSINEAMTYGKPVICSICDGTERKLVKNGKNGFIFSNGNYEDLLSKLTILLSDENMIKEFGRQSVKVIENEVNINTVINGYKKAFNHLIK from the coding sequence ATGAAAGTTCTTTTTTTATTAAATGGTTTAACACATTATGTTATTCCTATTTTAAATAAAATAAATAATCTTGAAAATGTTGAAGTTATTACTATATCTGCTGGTCAATTATCAAGTAATGTTGGTGCTGGCGTATATCTAACCGAAAGTGGAGCTAATTTTAAAATGTATTTCGAAAAGGAGGTTAAGAGATATTATAATAAAACTTTTTTTCAGAATTTTAAATTAATATTGGAAAAAGAGAAGCCTAATATTATTGTTCTTGGTTGGCCATTTGTTTTGGAACTAGTGTTTAATCTGTTTTTAACATTTCATATAAAAAAAAACAAAATAAAAATACTTTTCAAAGAAATTCCCTTTCAGGTTCAGCCCTTTTATGATGCTATAAAATTTAAGTCCACAGAATTTATAAATGAAAATCTTGAATTAATTGATAAATCATTTAAAAGAAAAATTTCTAATTTTTTTATAGCAATTATTCGGTCAATTTATTATAGGATTGCAGATGGAATAATCACTTATACTGAAGATTCATACAAATTATTAAAAACATTTGGCGTATCTAAAGAAAAAATATTTGTATCATATAATTCACCTGATACTGAATTGCTTAAGGTCGTTAAAAACCAAGCACTCTCTTCGGAACCAATTCTAACTTACAATTATCAAAGATTGATTCATGTAGGAAGATTAGTAAAATGGAAAAGAGTAGATTTTCTAATTAGAGCAGTTAACGATTTAAGAAATAGTTTTCCACAAATTGAACTAATTATAATCGGGGATGGCCCAGAAAATGAGAAACTAAAGTTGTTAGTTAAAGAGTTGGATATTCTTAATAAAGTAAAATTTGTTGGATCAATTTATGACTCAATTCTACTAGCGAAATATTTTCTCGCTAGTGGTGTATATGTTTTAGGTGGCATGGGTGGTCTCTCAATAAATGAAGCGATGACATATGGTAAACCAGTGATTTGTTCGATTTGCGATGGAACAGAGCGCAAACTTGTGAAAAATGGAAAGAATGGATTTATTTTTTCAAATGGCAATTATGAAGACTTACTGAGTAAACTAACCATATTATTATCAGATGAAAATATGATTAAGGAATTTGGAAGACAATCTGTAAAAGTCATAGAAAATGAAGTAAATATAAATACTGTAATAAATGGATATAAAAAAGCATTTAATCACTTAATAAAATGA
- a CDS encoding class I SAM-dependent methyltransferase yields MNKKLRFCFIPYLYFKEKIYWLKANKDNLIGKDFYHFGKTIARKLLAKAVISPKLLFNPVSIVRYFEFDFALKNLTKYSLSNKKVLDISSPYLFGFYCASNFDTDYTYLNPDTNDLNLVKKYSQKILNKHNFKTGTGDAAKLNYANNSFDAVISISVIEHIDNNGDMTAIKEMMRILKKDGILILTFPVSKSFVIEYSESDTYGLKVNQINDKYFFQRVYDEKSIKERLLNNIQDFTILEQQIFGEIEQGFYSKYSDRWKKKGLLETVKDPYYISKFFDYLVSFNEIKESAVLGIALRKDK; encoded by the coding sequence TTGAACAAGAAACTTAGATTTTGTTTTATTCCATACTTGTATTTCAAAGAAAAGATTTACTGGTTAAAAGCCAATAAAGACAATTTAATTGGAAAAGACTTCTACCATTTTGGAAAAACAATAGCCAGGAAACTGTTGGCTAAGGCAGTCATTTCTCCAAAACTACTTTTTAATCCCGTTTCTATTGTTCGATATTTTGAATTTGATTTTGCTTTAAAAAACCTGACCAAATATTCTCTTTCAAATAAGAAGGTTCTTGATATATCTTCACCATACCTTTTTGGTTTTTATTGTGCTTCTAATTTCGATACAGATTATACATATCTAAATCCGGATACAAATGATTTAAATCTCGTAAAAAAATACTCACAGAAAATATTAAACAAACACAATTTTAAAACAGGAACTGGTGATGCTGCCAAATTAAATTATGCAAATAATTCTTTTGATGCAGTAATATCTATTAGTGTAATTGAACATATTGACAACAATGGCGATATGACTGCTATTAAGGAAATGATGCGAATCCTTAAAAAAGATGGGATTCTGATTTTAACTTTTCCTGTTTCAAAATCATTTGTAATAGAGTATTCTGAGAGCGATACTTACGGATTAAAAGTTAATCAGATTAATGATAAATATTTCTTTCAAAGAGTTTATGATGAGAAATCTATAAAAGAAAGATTGTTAAATAATATTCAGGACTTCACTATTTTAGAGCAGCAGATTTTTGGTGAAATAGAACAAGGTTTTTACAGCAAATATTCTGACCGATGGAAAAAGAAAGGATTATTGGAAACAGTTAAAGATCCCTATTACATCTCGAAATTTTTTGATTACTTGGTTTCCTTTAATGAAATAAAAGAATCCGCAGTTTTAGGAATAGCACTTAGGAAAGATAAATGA
- a CDS encoding DegT/DnrJ/EryC1/StrS family aminotransferase gives MSFKYPVYQPSLGNKEKENVLECLNSTWISSKGKFITQFENSFSDYIGIKHSAAVCNGTVAIHLALLALGIGENDEVIVPSFTYIASVNAIKYTGAKPVFVDSDLTTWQLDPAKIEEKITKNTKAIMAVHLYGQPCEMDIIINIAAKQKLFIIEDCAEAFGSLYKGRHVGSIGDISTFSFFGNKTITTGEGGMVVTNNQSLIEKVIHLKGQGLAKNREYYHDIIGYNYRMTNICAAIGLAQLERADELIKKKIQIAKWYEEKLKNLPVIFHSQIGNVRHSFWMISILLNNSSERDKVREYLRSNEIETRPTFHPVHLMPMYFVREFSLPVAEELGSRGINLPSYPDLNENDVDYICNMIKRFFK, from the coding sequence ATGAGTTTTAAATATCCGGTATATCAACCCTCGCTTGGCAACAAAGAAAAAGAGAATGTGTTAGAATGCCTTAATTCGACCTGGATTTCTTCAAAAGGTAAATTTATTACACAGTTTGAAAACTCCTTTTCAGATTACATAGGAATTAAACACTCTGCGGCAGTTTGCAATGGAACTGTTGCTATTCACCTCGCACTTTTAGCATTGGGAATTGGTGAGAATGACGAAGTGATTGTTCCTTCTTTTACTTATATAGCTTCTGTAAATGCAATTAAATATACGGGTGCAAAACCCGTTTTTGTAGATTCTGATTTAACAACTTGGCAGCTTGATCCAGCAAAGATCGAGGAAAAAATTACAAAGAATACTAAAGCTATAATGGCTGTTCATCTTTATGGGCAGCCTTGTGAAATGGATATTATTATAAATATAGCAGCAAAGCAAAAGTTATTTATTATTGAGGATTGTGCAGAAGCTTTTGGAAGTTTATATAAAGGCAGACACGTTGGCTCTATCGGTGATATCTCTACATTTAGTTTCTTTGGAAATAAAACTATCACTACTGGTGAAGGCGGGATGGTCGTTACAAATAATCAATCATTGATTGAAAAAGTAATACATCTTAAAGGACAGGGTTTAGCAAAAAACCGGGAATATTATCACGATATAATTGGTTATAATTACAGAATGACAAATATCTGTGCAGCAATCGGCTTAGCTCAATTAGAACGAGCAGATGAACTTATTAAAAAGAAAATACAAATTGCAAAATGGTATGAAGAAAAATTGAAGAACTTGCCGGTAATTTTCCATTCTCAAATTGGAAATGTCAGGCACTCATTCTGGATGATTTCTATCTTATTAAATAATTCCTCAGAGAGAGATAAAGTAAGAGAATATCTTAGATCAAATGAGATAGAAACCCGTCCAACTTTTCATCCTGTTCATCTAATGCCTATGTATTTTGTAAGAGAATTTTCTCTTCCGGTTGCTGAAGAACTTGGAAGCCGTGGAATAAACCTTCCAAGTTATCCTGATCTTAATGAAAACGATGTTGACTACATTTGTAATATGATTAAAAGATTTTTCAAATGA
- a CDS encoding glycosyltransferase family 1 protein, protein MRIGFYIHHSMLKAGGIFTYSIGILRLLLKSDEIKSIVLFTSPEVKKNLTEFDNKSKIEFSILNRNSFFTKIRFALSYFLFDTYTVYNKYSSGNKFLNFLKKFSISINPYNSLLKKSGISLFHVPIQYSPIYGTKIPVIITMHDLQEFHFPGNFCSAERIHRAINNHKAMYETDKIIVSFEHIKKDIINFYKVPENKINVCPPPFSENWFTTKKETDWQSLEKKYSISKKYLLYPAATWSHKNHIRLLEAVRIVNERIPDIKLICTGNKTDYFSVIEKKIYELKLEKFVKFLGIVPEEDLIGLYKNTSLVVIPTLYEAGSGPLYEAMRYEVPVICANTTSLPETIADKRFIFNPDDEVSLSNLIVEMISNKELFQENLINSRNRMIELSKIDYFKNFRRIYNHFIK, encoded by the coding sequence ATGCGAATAGGTTTTTACATACATCACTCAATGCTTAAAGCTGGTGGAATTTTTACATACTCTATTGGAATACTGAGACTGCTACTTAAATCTGATGAGATAAAATCAATTGTATTATTTACCTCACCCGAAGTTAAAAAAAATCTGACTGAGTTTGATAATAAAAGCAAGATTGAATTCAGTATCCTGAATAGAAACTCTTTTTTTACCAAAATTAGATTTGCATTATCTTATTTTTTATTTGATACATACACGGTTTACAACAAATACTCCTCTGGAAATAAGTTCCTGAACTTTCTAAAAAAATTCTCAATAAGTATAAATCCGTATAATTCACTTTTAAAAAAATCCGGGATCTCATTATTTCATGTTCCAATTCAGTATTCACCGATTTATGGAACGAAGATTCCTGTAATTATTACAATGCATGATCTTCAGGAATTTCATTTTCCGGGAAACTTCTGCTCTGCTGAGAGAATACACAGAGCGATAAACAACCATAAAGCAATGTATGAAACAGATAAAATAATAGTTTCCTTTGAGCATATAAAAAAAGACATAATAAATTTTTACAAAGTCCCTGAGAATAAAATTAATGTATGTCCCCCGCCGTTTTCCGAAAATTGGTTTACAACAAAAAAGGAAACTGATTGGCAATCGCTAGAAAAGAAATATTCTATCTCCAAAAAATATTTGCTCTACCCCGCTGCAACATGGTCTCATAAAAATCATATTAGATTATTAGAAGCTGTAAGGATTGTCAATGAAAGGATTCCTGATATAAAATTAATCTGCACAGGTAACAAAACTGATTATTTCTCTGTTATTGAAAAGAAGATTTATGAGCTAAAGCTTGAAAAGTTTGTTAAGTTTTTAGGAATAGTTCCTGAAGAGGATTTGATTGGATTATACAAAAACACATCTCTTGTTGTTATTCCAACATTATACGAAGCTGGAAGCGGACCTCTTTATGAAGCAATGAGATATGAGGTTCCTGTAATCTGTGCAAATACCACTTCACTTCCCGAAACAATTGCCGATAAACGGTTTATTTTTAATCCAGACGATGAAGTATCATTGAGCAATCTAATTGTCGAAATGATTTCTAACAAAGAATTATTCCAAGAAAATTTGATTAATTCAAGAAATCGGATGATTGAACTTAGTAAAATTGACTATTTCAAAAATTTTAGAAGAATTTATAATCATTTTATTAAGTGA